A window from Patescibacteria group bacterium encodes these proteins:
- a CDS encoding sigma-70 family RNA polymerase sigma factor has protein sequence MDPNQEKQIIKACQAGNFEGFGELYEVYVKKIYSFVFYKTYHKETAEDIVSIVFMKALENIGSYKPGRGSFSAWLYGIARHAVVDHFRAVRPSVNIEDVWDLADEQNLEIDLDAREKLNEVKKYLAKFKPTHREIIMMRLWQGLSYREISEIIGFSEANCKMIFSREMAKLREEMGIVAFLLFMFLNI, from the coding sequence ATGGATCCAAACCAAGAAAAACAAATCATTAAAGCCTGCCAAGCCGGAAATTTTGAGGGTTTTGGTGAGCTCTACGAAGTGTACGTTAAAAAAATATACAGCTTTGTTTTTTACAAAACATATCATAAAGAAACGGCCGAAGATATTGTCTCGATAGTTTTTATGAAAGCTCTGGAAAATATCGGCTCCTATAAACCCGGCCGCGGGAGTTTTTCCGCCTGGCTTTACGGCATCGCTCGCCACGCCGTGGTTGATCATTTTCGTGCTGTCCGCCCGAGCGTTAACATTGAAGACGTTTGGGATTTGGCTGATGAGCAAAATTTAGAAATAGATCTTGACGCACGGGAAAAACTCAATGAAGTAAAAAAATATTTGGCAAAATTCAAGCCAACGCACCGCGAAATTATAATGATGCGTCTTTGGCAGGGATTGTCTTATCGGGAGATTTCAGAAATTATCGGATTCTCCGAGGCAAATTGCAAAATGATTTTTTCTCGCGAGATGGCAAAGCTTCGGGAGGAAATGGGAATAGTCGCGTTTTTACTTTTTATGTTTTTAAATATTTAA